Proteins encoded by one window of Gallaecimonas pentaromativorans:
- the nfuA gene encoding Fe-S biogenesis protein NfuA — MIRISEAAQAHFSKLLADQPDGTNIRVFVVNPGTTNAECGVSYCPPDAVEATDVRLPFSGFDAVVDEASTPFLEEAEIDFVTDQMGSQLTLKAPNAKVRKVADDAPLIERVEYMIQSQVNPQLAGHGGRVAVMEITKDGVAVLQFGGGCNGCSMVDVTLKEGIEKELLAAFPGELSGVKDMTEHQAGEHSYY; from the coding sequence ATGATCCGCATCTCCGAGGCCGCCCAGGCCCATTTCAGCAAACTGCTGGCCGACCAGCCCGACGGCACCAATATTCGGGTTTTTGTGGTCAACCCCGGCACCACCAACGCCGAGTGCGGTGTGTCCTATTGCCCGCCGGACGCTGTGGAAGCCACCGATGTCCGCCTGCCTTTCAGCGGCTTTGACGCCGTGGTCGACGAAGCCTCCACGCCCTTCTTGGAAGAGGCAGAGATTGATTTCGTGACCGACCAGATGGGCTCCCAGCTGACCCTCAAGGCCCCCAACGCCAAGGTCCGCAAGGTTGCCGACGACGCTCCGCTTATCGAGCGGGTCGAGTACATGATCCAGTCCCAGGTCAACCCGCAACTGGCGGGGCACGGCGGCCGGGTGGCGGTGATGGAAATCACCAAAGACGGCGTAGCAGTGCTGCAATTTGGCGGCGGCTGCAACGGCTGCTCCATGGTGGACGTCACCCTCAAAGAAGGCATCGAGAAAGAACTACTGGCCGCCTTCCCGGGCGAGCTGAGCGGTGTCAAAGACATGACCGAGCACCAAGCCGGCGAGCATTCCTACTACTGA
- a CDS encoding M14 family zinc carboxypeptidase → MKRLIPLLLTPLLAWAQSSSEYFPGESFNPALPSPEAVLGFGIGERHLRFDEQQRYLAALAGQSDRIKTINIGQTLEGRQQVLLAISSPKNLARLEAIRSQHLQVLEGKAQADLPSIVWLGYSVHGDEPSGANAAPLVAYWLAASDTQEVGAILDNTVVLMDPALNPDGLDRYANYANNMQGQHNSDSLSHRTRWQDFPAGRLSHYGFDLNRDWLLLTHPASQNRIRFWQQWLPAVFGDFHEMGPDSTFFMQPGVASRVNPLTPAQNQALTRQLAQSVAKGMDQQQRLYFTGESYDDFYWGKASSYGDALGAIGILYEQARARGMQVATPFGEMSFTFTIENQLTASKALLAGVLANKAALASYQGAFFKNALALADQDKTKGYVLKNPGDQARLDDLAALLSQHGIKVSKLGEDISLGGEKLHKGRDLFIDARQPQYRLLKSVFSRQTEFEDNTFYDVSAWNLGLAYNIEVLPVGGWSYSKALNGKPWQPAKAAPAPVTAHYAWAFDWADSRAPALLADVLRAGIKVFALPGEADNGQVHLKAGDMLIPAGAQQPAELVATLDRLSRRHGLAIQGMDSGFSQSGVSLGSRGLQRVTLPKVGLLVGRDINAQRAGGVWQSLDTKAGLAVTLLDDSVLPWLDLREFTHLIVPAAAPIALNPLQSQRLAQWVQQGGHLVLMTDAVAWGVHSGLLNAELVDDKARLASFSTDGQGYGDKGSHRAQTLIAGTQVLADLDPSHPLNYGLGSDTLALMRDHEVMLAKVAGEFTVPARYDAKPLLAGFMAPQNAKALAGTAAAVAQHFGQGTVVAFLDDVSFRGVQRGSERWLSNALYFNF, encoded by the coding sequence ATGAAACGCCTTATTCCCCTGCTACTTACCCCGCTTTTGGCCTGGGCCCAGTCCAGTAGCGAGTATTTTCCCGGCGAAAGCTTCAACCCGGCGCTGCCAAGCCCGGAGGCGGTACTGGGCTTTGGCATTGGTGAGCGCCACCTGCGTTTTGACGAGCAGCAGCGCTACCTGGCGGCGCTGGCGGGGCAATCTGACCGCATCAAAACCATCAACATTGGCCAGACCCTTGAGGGGCGACAGCAGGTGCTGCTGGCCATCTCCAGCCCCAAAAACCTGGCGCGGCTGGAGGCTATTCGCAGCCAACACCTTCAGGTGCTGGAGGGTAAAGCCCAGGCGGATCTGCCCAGCATTGTCTGGCTGGGCTACTCGGTGCACGGCGACGAACCCTCCGGCGCCAATGCCGCGCCGCTGGTGGCTTACTGGCTGGCGGCCAGCGACACCCAGGAAGTGGGCGCCATCCTCGACAACACCGTGGTGCTGATGGACCCAGCCCTCAACCCCGATGGCCTGGACCGCTACGCCAATTACGCCAACAACATGCAAGGCCAGCATAATTCCGATTCCCTGAGCCACCGCACCCGCTGGCAAGACTTCCCTGCCGGGCGGCTGTCGCACTATGGTTTTGATCTGAACCGCGACTGGCTACTACTAACCCACCCGGCTTCTCAAAACCGCATCCGGTTTTGGCAGCAATGGCTGCCGGCGGTGTTTGGGGACTTCCACGAAATGGGCCCCGACAGCACCTTTTTCATGCAGCCTGGGGTGGCCAGCCGGGTCAACCCCCTGACCCCGGCGCAAAACCAGGCCCTGACCCGCCAATTGGCCCAGTCGGTAGCCAAGGGCATGGACCAGCAGCAGCGGCTCTACTTTACCGGCGAGTCTTATGACGATTTCTACTGGGGTAAGGCCTCCAGTTATGGCGACGCCCTGGGGGCCATCGGCATCCTCTACGAGCAGGCCCGCGCCCGCGGCATGCAGGTAGCTACGCCGTTTGGTGAGATGAGCTTTACCTTCACCATCGAAAACCAGCTTACCGCCAGCAAGGCGCTGCTGGCCGGGGTGCTGGCCAACAAGGCGGCGCTGGCAAGTTACCAAGGCGCGTTTTTCAAAAACGCCCTGGCTCTTGCCGACCAGGACAAAACCAAGGGCTATGTGCTGAAAAACCCGGGAGACCAGGCGCGGCTGGACGATCTGGCGGCGCTGCTGAGCCAGCACGGCATCAAGGTCAGCAAGCTGGGCGAAGACATCAGCCTTGGCGGCGAAAAGCTGCATAAAGGCCGCGACCTTTTTATCGACGCGCGCCAGCCCCAGTACCGCTTACTCAAATCGGTGTTCAGCCGCCAAACCGAGTTTGAAGACAACACCTTTTACGATGTCTCTGCCTGGAACCTGGGCCTGGCCTACAACATCGAGGTGCTGCCGGTGGGCGGCTGGTCCTACAGCAAGGCGCTTAATGGCAAGCCCTGGCAGCCAGCCAAGGCCGCGCCGGCACCGGTAACGGCTCATTACGCCTGGGCCTTTGACTGGGCCGACAGCCGGGCCCCGGCGCTGTTGGCCGATGTGCTCAGAGCCGGCATCAAGGTGTTTGCGCTGCCGGGAGAAGCTGATAACGGCCAGGTGCACCTCAAAGCGGGGGACATGCTGATCCCGGCCGGCGCCCAGCAACCAGCGGAGCTGGTGGCGACCCTGGACCGACTCAGCCGCCGCCATGGGCTCGCCATCCAAGGCATGGACAGCGGCTTTTCCCAAAGCGGTGTCAGCCTTGGCAGCCGCGGCCTGCAACGGGTCACCCTGCCCAAGGTGGGGCTGCTGGTGGGGCGGGATATCAACGCCCAGCGCGCCGGTGGCGTTTGGCAGAGCCTCGATACCAAGGCCGGGCTGGCGGTAACGCTGCTGGACGACAGCGTGCTGCCCTGGCTGGATCTTCGCGAATTCACCCACCTTATCGTGCCGGCGGCGGCGCCTATTGCCCTCAACCCCCTGCAAAGCCAGCGCCTGGCCCAGTGGGTGCAGCAGGGTGGCCACCTAGTCCTGATGACCGACGCCGTGGCTTGGGGCGTGCACAGTGGCCTGCTCAATGCCGAGCTGGTGGATGACAAAGCCCGCCTGGCGAGCTTTTCCACCGACGGCCAGGGTTATGGCGACAAGGGCAGCCACCGGGCCCAAACCCTCATTGCCGGCACCCAGGTGCTGGCGGATCTGGACCCAAGCCACCCCCTCAATTACGGCTTGGGCAGTGACACCCTGGCGCTGATGCGAGACCACGAAGTGATGCTGGCCAAGGTGGCCGGCGAGTTCACGGTGCCGGCCCGCTATGACGCCAAACCGCTGCTGGCAGGCTTTATGGCGCCGCAAAACGCCAAGGCCCTGGCGGGTACGGCAGCCGCTGTGGCCCAGCATTTTGGCCAGGGCACGGTGGTGGCGTTTTTGGACGATGTGAGTTTTCGCGGTGTGCAGCGCGGCTCGGAGCGCTGGCTCAGCAACGCCCTTTATTTCAACTTTTGA